One stretch of Paenibacillus sp. AN1007 DNA includes these proteins:
- a CDS encoding cysteine-rich CWC family protein: MPKQTSVYNQQGSHQSKPVHVLVCPLCGDRNGCAYAAGKPHSECWCNHASFPEGVFERIPAEQRRKSCICQRCLDSFVREQT, from the coding sequence ATGCCTAAGCAAACGAGCGTATATAACCAACAAGGCAGCCATCAAAGTAAACCAGTCCATGTACTTGTCTGCCCACTCTGCGGGGATCGCAACGGCTGCGCCTACGCCGCTGGTAAGCCGCATTCGGAATGCTGGTGCAATCATGCTTCATTCCCAGAAGGTGTGTTTGAGCGTATTCCAGCTGAACAGCGTCGTAAATCATGCATCTGCCAGCGTTGTTTGGACAGCTTCGTTCGCGAACAGACCTAA
- a CDS encoding mannitol-1-phosphate 5-dehydrogenase: MKALHFGAGNIGRGFIGLILSRAGYAVTFSDVNQELVNALQQRGEYTVELANENKDQEMVSGVKAIDGRELQTVAETVVEADLITTAVGVTVLKRIAPGIAEGLEQRRRAGPVQKPLHIIACENAIGGSAQLKDHVYALLDEQARAFADQYVYFPNSAVDRIVPIQNHEDPLHVQVEPFYEWVVDRSQMAPAFKPIDGIIYVEDLEPYIERKLFTVNTGHCAAAYIGYVNGYDTIQKAITDENVKSVVYGILQETGRVLVKRFGFNPEEHEQYIVKILGRFVNPYLTDEVTRVGRSPIRKLSPNDRLVRPALLAHAEGMEVTYLAKAMAAACRFNAADDHEAVELQSMIREKGVTAALQHYTSLDEGHPVLVEAVKQYHQM, translated from the coding sequence ATGAAGGCTCTACACTTTGGTGCAGGCAATATTGGACGTGGATTTATCGGCTTGATTTTGTCCCGTGCCGGATATGCGGTGACGTTCTCGGATGTGAATCAGGAACTGGTGAATGCTCTTCAGCAGCGTGGTGAGTATACTGTCGAGCTTGCTAACGAGAATAAGGATCAGGAGATGGTATCCGGAGTAAAGGCAATTGATGGACGTGAACTCCAGACCGTCGCTGAGACAGTGGTTGAAGCTGATCTGATTACAACCGCAGTGGGAGTAACTGTGCTGAAGCGCATTGCTCCAGGCATTGCCGAAGGTCTGGAGCAAAGAAGACGTGCAGGTCCTGTGCAAAAGCCGCTGCATATCATCGCTTGTGAAAATGCGATCGGTGGAAGCGCGCAGCTGAAAGATCATGTATATGCTTTGCTGGATGAGCAGGCACGGGCGTTTGCCGATCAATATGTTTATTTTCCGAATTCAGCCGTTGACCGGATTGTGCCGATTCAGAATCATGAGGACCCGCTGCATGTTCAAGTAGAGCCTTTTTATGAGTGGGTAGTGGATCGCTCCCAGATGGCGCCTGCTTTTAAACCTATAGATGGTATTATCTATGTGGAGGATCTGGAACCCTACATTGAGCGTAAACTGTTTACCGTAAATACGGGTCACTGCGCTGCGGCATACATCGGTTATGTGAACGGATATGATACGATACAAAAGGCCATTACCGATGAAAACGTGAAATCGGTTGTCTACGGGATACTGCAGGAAACAGGCCGCGTGCTGGTGAAACGATTTGGCTTCAACCCCGAAGAACATGAGCAGTATATTGTGAAAATATTGGGGCGGTTCGTTAATCCTTATCTGACCGATGAGGTAACTCGTGTAGGACGCTCGCCGATCCGCAAGCTGTCTCCGAACGACCGGCTTGTCCGCCCGGCACTTCTGGCGCATGCGGAAGGCATGGAGGTGACTTATCTGGCTAAGGCCATGGCGGCAGCGTGCAGATTCAATGCGGCTGATGATCATGAGGCTGTCGAGCTGCAGAGCATGATTCGGGAAAAAGGTGTCACGGCTGCGCTGCAGCACTACACCTCCCTGGATGAGGGACATCCGGTGTTGGTGGAAGCGGTAAAGCAGTACCATCAGATGTAA
- a CDS encoding ABC transporter permease subunit → MKAETAARTRPAARSDKNLLWRDIIKNRWLYIMLLPGVLYFVIFKYIPMYGITMAFQDYTPYKGILGSDWVGFKHFQRFFGEPQFWTLFRNTFLLAIYNLVFFFPLPIVLALMMNEVRRERFKRFVQTLVYVPHFVSWVVVVGVFYMLFTTEGGAINELLYNLTGQKIAFLLEPGWFRTMIVGQSIWKEVGWGTIIFLAALSGVDTQLYEAARIDGANRWRQTWHITLPAIRSTIIILLILRLGHFLDTGFEQIFLMLTPTNRDVGEVFDTYVYTKGLTQAQYSYSAAVGLFKSVVGLALVLGANTLAKKFGEEGVY, encoded by the coding sequence ATGAAAGCCGAAACGGCGGCTCGGACACGTCCCGCTGCCCGCAGTGACAAAAACCTGCTGTGGAGGGACATCATCAAAAATCGGTGGCTGTATATTATGCTGCTTCCGGGAGTGCTTTACTTTGTTATTTTTAAATACATACCGATGTATGGCATCACGATGGCTTTCCAGGATTATACGCCGTACAAAGGCATTCTGGGGAGCGATTGGGTAGGATTCAAACACTTCCAGCGTTTCTTTGGAGAACCGCAGTTCTGGACATTGTTCCGAAATACGTTTTTGCTTGCGATCTACAATCTGGTTTTCTTTTTTCCACTGCCAATCGTACTTGCCTTGATGATGAATGAGGTCCGGCGGGAGCGATTCAAACGATTCGTACAGACATTGGTTTACGTGCCGCACTTTGTTTCCTGGGTTGTTGTAGTCGGTGTGTTCTACATGCTGTTTACGACCGAAGGCGGCGCAATCAACGAACTGCTCTATAATCTGACGGGACAAAAAATTGCTTTCCTGCTTGAACCGGGATGGTTCCGCACGATGATTGTAGGACAATCCATCTGGAAAGAGGTAGGGTGGGGTACGATTATCTTCCTGGCTGCACTCTCTGGCGTAGATACACAGCTCTATGAAGCTGCCCGCATTGACGGGGCTAACCGCTGGCGCCAGACCTGGCACATTACGCTGCCGGCCATTCGCAGTACCATCATTATCCTGCTCATTTTGCGTCTGGGTCACTTCCTGGACACAGGCTTTGAACAGATCTTTCTGATGCTGACACCTACCAATCGTGATGTCGGCGAGGTGTTTGATACCTACGTGTACACGAAGGGTCTTACTCAGGCACAGTACAGCTATAGTGCTGCTGTCGGATTGTTTAAGTCGGTTGTCGGTCTTGCGTTGGTGCTTGGTGCCAATACGCTGGCCAAAAAATTCGGGGAGGAAGGCGTCTATTAA
- a CDS encoding PTS sugar transporter subunit IIA — MSMLTTDKVIMNATAQDKYEAIRMAGQMLKDAGHITAEYIDKMLEREEIVSTYVGNGLAIPHGTKESKAFILSTGISVIQFPQGVDFGEEKAYMVIGIAAQGGEHMEILTSIAVICAEEENMEALRHAKTASEVITILESEMEL, encoded by the coding sequence ATGAGTATGTTAACAACAGACAAAGTCATCATGAACGCGACGGCTCAGGATAAATACGAGGCAATTCGCATGGCAGGACAGATGTTGAAGGATGCTGGACATATTACGGCAGAGTATATTGACAAAATGCTGGAGCGTGAAGAGATTGTATCCACTTATGTTGGTAACGGACTCGCCATTCCTCACGGTACGAAAGAGTCCAAAGCTTTCATTCTCTCTACCGGAATATCGGTGATTCAGTTCCCGCAGGGGGTTGATTTTGGAGAGGAAAAAGCATATATGGTGATCGGTATCGCAGCTCAAGGCGGAGAACACATGGAGATCCTGACGAGTATTGCGGTGATCTGTGCCGAAGAAGAAAATATGGAAGCGCTGCGTCATGCAAAAACAGCATCAGAAGTCATTACGATTCTGGAAAGTGAAATGGAGTTATGA
- a CDS encoding helix-turn-helix domain-containing protein, producing MPKYLLRLLCFTMILGALPVIVIGSVSYTIASRDIEQKVRESNLQILHQTQMRVEQVLRSLQLSAIQYVNSPLVLRSMKQPLDSSEFQEIRDLTSGFNNLQAVTSIDQAYLVNLDEDWVVSMRSFGRLNDFSIRDRIGTYLTYTNSLFWVTQNKSSSKESVPVSAGMGEALTEQAPAMISSDNVVSMVFKIPMVPTNVKPKGFLVIDIADAELSSFLSRNPNSGDLYVLDKDQRYFLNDTNYGNKYDLLNKDIQETVRTTGEAQGFFSAEVEDKPVAVSYRQSPLNGWLYVSVVSLGQITAQSQKIAVVTGVATLIMLCVTGLVAIYGSRRMYSPISRLLQFTKALDSPLPPSGRRQDEFIYIEERLSTLFSSEKTMREQMKGQHVHLQEFFMTKLLTGRISEEDFRYQSDVYDFPTGWSHLGVLMLQIDTLEGTRYEEQDRDLLLFAVNNMVGELLPSAIRFTPVMLDDAQVTVLASELDDEVQLKEWMHTQADWIRERIVTYLNLPVSIGISRAYSRIGDTPRAYQESRQALQGRVSLGSRIILHYEDIQPRGQMEAALYTQLRMIEDQLASALKQGDEEKTDTYFTQYLGLLADKKLHFSEYPVIMVQLLSRVYQLVQEQGGDVAEVLGEKASMAYLLKLSTLDEMTNWFRKRLFRPVIRFWKEQEESQYMNIARRMIRLIEERYDRDLSLEACAEELNFHPVYLSRVFKKEAGVNFTEYLAEYRMEKAKTWLQTTDLKIAEIAEKLNYTNPTAFIRTFRKITGTTPGKYREQQR from the coding sequence TTGCCTAAATATTTACTGCGTCTGCTCTGCTTTACGATGATTCTTGGGGCCCTGCCGGTCATTGTGATTGGTTCCGTTTCCTATACGATTGCTTCGCGTGATATCGAACAGAAGGTGCGGGAGAGCAATCTTCAAATATTACATCAGACCCAGATGCGAGTGGAACAGGTATTACGAAGCTTACAGCTGTCCGCGATCCAGTACGTCAATTCACCCTTGGTGCTGCGGTCAATGAAGCAGCCGCTTGACAGCAGCGAATTTCAGGAAATTCGTGATCTGACATCTGGGTTCAACAACCTGCAGGCCGTGACAAGCATCGATCAGGCTTACCTCGTGAATCTTGATGAGGACTGGGTCGTATCCATGCGTTCATTTGGCAGGCTGAATGACTTCAGCATTCGAGACCGGATCGGAACTTATCTTACATACACCAACAGTTTGTTCTGGGTGACTCAAAATAAAAGTTCATCCAAAGAGAGTGTACCTGTATCGGCAGGCATGGGAGAGGCTTTAACAGAACAGGCGCCAGCCATGATCTCTTCTGATAATGTAGTCAGCATGGTTTTTAAAATTCCAATGGTTCCGACAAACGTTAAACCCAAGGGGTTTCTTGTCATCGATATTGCAGATGCCGAGCTGAGCAGCTTTTTGAGTCGAAATCCGAATTCAGGTGATCTGTATGTTCTGGACAAGGATCAAAGATATTTTTTAAATGACACGAATTATGGAAATAAATACGACCTGCTGAACAAAGATATTCAGGAGACGGTTCGGACGACAGGGGAAGCACAAGGTTTTTTCAGTGCAGAAGTGGAGGACAAACCCGTAGCCGTCAGCTATAGGCAGTCGCCGCTAAATGGCTGGTTATATGTATCGGTTGTATCCCTTGGCCAGATCACAGCCCAGTCGCAAAAAATTGCCGTGGTCACCGGGGTGGCCACGTTGATTATGTTATGTGTCACAGGGCTTGTAGCGATATACGGCAGCCGGCGCATGTATTCACCGATCTCAAGACTGCTGCAGTTTACGAAAGCGCTGGATTCACCGCTTCCTCCATCAGGACGCCGTCAGGATGAGTTCATCTATATCGAAGAACGATTATCGACACTGTTTAGTTCAGAAAAAACGATGCGTGAGCAGATGAAAGGGCAGCATGTCCACCTTCAGGAGTTTTTTATGACCAAGCTGCTGACAGGCAGGATATCGGAAGAGGACTTCAGATACCAGAGCGACGTGTACGATTTTCCGACGGGTTGGTCCCATCTGGGTGTACTGATGCTGCAGATCGATACACTTGAAGGCACGAGGTATGAGGAACAGGACCGGGATTTGCTGCTGTTTGCGGTCAACAACATGGTCGGTGAGCTGCTGCCTTCTGCAATCCGGTTTACACCTGTCATGCTGGATGATGCGCAGGTTACTGTACTTGCTTCTGAACTGGACGATGAAGTGCAGCTGAAGGAGTGGATGCATACACAGGCGGATTGGATTCGTGAACGAATCGTAACATATCTGAACCTGCCGGTAAGCATAGGCATTAGCCGGGCATACTCCCGCATTGGAGATACGCCTAGAGCGTATCAGGAGAGCAGGCAGGCTCTGCAGGGAAGAGTCAGCCTGGGCAGCCGTATCATTTTACACTACGAGGATATCCAGCCAAGAGGTCAGATGGAAGCTGCGCTGTATACGCAGCTGCGAATGATCGAAGATCAATTAGCCTCTGCACTCAAACAGGGGGACGAAGAGAAAACAGATACCTATTTCACACAATATTTAGGGCTGCTTGCGGACAAGAAACTTCATTTCAGTGAGTATCCGGTCATCATGGTACAGCTGTTGTCACGAGTATATCAATTGGTTCAGGAGCAGGGCGGGGATGTGGCGGAAGTGCTGGGAGAGAAGGCTTCCATGGCCTATCTGCTCAAGCTGTCTACTTTAGACGAGATGACGAACTGGTTCCGCAAGCGATTATTTCGGCCTGTGATTCGTTTTTGGAAAGAGCAGGAGGAGTCACAGTACATGAATATCGCCCGCCGGATGATTCGACTGATTGAAGAGCGGTATGACCGGGACCTGTCACTGGAGGCCTGTGCGGAAGAACTGAACTTCCATCCCGTCTATTTGAGCCGGGTATTCAAGAAGGAAGCAGGCGTTAATTTTACCGAATATCTTGCCGAGTACCGGATGGAAAAAGCCAAAACATGGCTGCAGACAACCGATCTGAAAATAGCGGAAATCGCCGAAAAATTAAATTATACGAACCCCACGGCATTTATCCGTACATTCCGCAAAATAACAGGAACAACTCCCGGCAAGTACCGGGAGCAGCAGCGATAG
- a CDS encoding carbohydrate ABC transporter permease codes for MQQDKTWGNRIFDFMNHGFLLLIGIVTVIPFIYILAVSFTSPHEVAKGGFILFPKEFSLAAYRYIFSTDTLIRSLGVSIYITVVGTLINLLVTSLMAYPLSRKYLRGRQPILLGVLFTMLFSGGMIPTYFVVKSLHLTDTLWSLMLPTAISAFNLIVLKNFFQAIPDELEDAAKIDGCNDVSVLFRIVLPLSMPAMATFSLFYAVAHWNSFFSAVIYINDSEKWPVQVWLREIVILAQSRIGDTSIEETEIQPLTIRMAVIVFSTIPIMLVYPFLQKHFAKGVMLGSVKG; via the coding sequence ATGCAGCAGGACAAAACATGGGGCAACCGAATCTTTGATTTTATGAATCATGGTTTCCTGTTATTGATTGGAATCGTAACTGTAATTCCTTTTATTTATATTTTGGCTGTTTCGTTTACCAGCCCGCATGAGGTGGCTAAAGGCGGATTTATTCTTTTTCCAAAAGAGTTCTCCTTGGCCGCTTATCGTTACATTTTTTCCACGGATACATTGATACGCAGTCTCGGTGTGTCGATCTATATTACGGTTGTTGGCACACTGATTAACCTGCTTGTTACGTCACTTATGGCTTACCCGTTGTCCAGAAAATATCTGCGCGGACGTCAGCCGATCCTGCTGGGAGTGCTGTTCACAATGCTGTTCAGCGGCGGTATGATCCCAACGTATTTTGTCGTAAAATCCCTGCATCTCACGGATACACTGTGGTCTCTGATGCTGCCAACGGCGATCAGTGCGTTCAACCTGATTGTGCTCAAAAACTTCTTCCAGGCCATCCCGGACGAACTGGAAGATGCCGCTAAAATCGACGGGTGCAACGATGTCAGCGTATTGTTCCGCATTGTGCTTCCGCTGTCGATGCCAGCGATGGCCACCTTCTCGCTTTTTTATGCGGTAGCACATTGGAACAGCTTCTTCAGCGCCGTCATCTACATCAACGATAGTGAAAAGTGGCCAGTCCAAGTCTGGCTGCGTGAGATTGTTATTCTTGCACAGAGCCGGATCGGGGATACCAGCATTGAGGAAACCGAAATCCAGCCGCTTACCATCCGCATGGCCGTTATCGTGTTCTCTACCATTCCGATTATGCTTGTCTACCCATTCCTGCAGAAGCATTTCGCCAAGGGAGTGATGCTTGGTTCGGTAAAAGGTTAA
- a CDS encoding DNA mismatch repair protein MutS, with product MATDIKSSNEQTLTTLGFHHIQKNIADYALSYLGKRYAGELKPMNDAHLIQMRLDETAEAAALVRFGASVPIPSLEGMENIIDLLGTGYLFSERDFSHLAQFIRSCAQLMKYMESKSGIAPVVSRYSSSMMLIDTLRGEIERCIHSGRIQDQASKELVRIRKKISVNEERMKRRLDALISRHRSIMQEQVVSQRNGRTVLPIKKEFRKHVKGSVLDESGSGQTVYIEPAELAGLQMELTLLQAEESREEMKILGDLTSLTESYSREISLNTETVGILDFLFAKAKYAAAIDGRSVRVNSSGRVNLRRAKHPLMGASMVPLDFSIGYSYSSLIITGPNTGGKTAALKTLGLLTLMMQSGLLVPVDEGGEMAVYEQIAVDIGDGQSLEQALSTFSAHIRNMIAILEQANSSTLVLIDEMASGTDPGEGVGLSIAMLEELHSRGATVAATTHFGEIKHFAAATPGFENARMEFDTVSLQPLYRLRIGEAGESYAYSIALKLGMPKHIIDRSKAAADQRWSKNRLQTEQKEVQSQNNDEITNPNPASIQQDNSNKLKAPKECAVPEGVTDASKGHSTPTEDTSSDANTAPVPVRAFRKGDRVYAAYLDQAGIVSDEEDNRGQIGVMIRGRKVKIHKKRLRLHISADMLYPEQYDLDIVFESKENRKKRKLMGRKHVEGLQIELPPEE from the coding sequence ATGGCGACAGATATCAAGAGTTCAAACGAACAAACCTTAACCACTCTTGGCTTCCATCATATTCAAAAAAACATTGCAGACTATGCCCTTTCCTATCTGGGCAAACGTTACGCAGGGGAACTCAAACCGATGAACGATGCTCATCTGATTCAGATGCGATTGGACGAAACCGCAGAAGCGGCGGCTCTTGTCCGTTTTGGGGCAAGTGTGCCGATCCCTTCACTGGAGGGCATGGAAAATATCATCGATCTGCTCGGTACCGGATATCTGTTCAGTGAACGTGACTTCAGTCATCTCGCCCAATTTATCCGCAGTTGTGCGCAGCTCATGAAGTATATGGAGAGCAAATCCGGCATCGCTCCGGTTGTCAGTCGATATTCATCTTCCATGATGCTCATCGACACCCTGCGAGGCGAGATCGAACGCTGTATCCACAGCGGACGCATACAGGATCAAGCCAGCAAAGAACTCGTCCGAATCCGTAAAAAAATAAGTGTGAATGAGGAACGGATGAAGCGCAGACTGGATGCTTTAATTAGCAGACACCGTTCGATTATGCAGGAGCAGGTCGTCAGCCAGCGTAATGGAAGGACCGTACTGCCCATCAAAAAAGAATTCCGCAAACATGTCAAAGGCAGTGTACTCGATGAATCGGGCAGCGGCCAAACCGTATATATTGAACCCGCCGAGCTGGCAGGTCTGCAGATGGAACTGACTCTATTGCAAGCTGAGGAATCGAGAGAAGAGATGAAAATCCTTGGTGACCTGACTTCTCTGACTGAATCTTACAGCCGCGAGATTTCACTTAATACGGAAACCGTCGGCATATTGGATTTTCTATTTGCAAAAGCCAAGTATGCAGCGGCCATAGACGGGCGATCCGTACGTGTTAACAGCAGCGGCAGGGTTAACCTGCGGCGAGCGAAACACCCCCTGATGGGGGCGTCGATGGTTCCACTTGATTTTTCCATTGGATACTCTTATTCATCACTTATCATTACGGGTCCGAACACAGGCGGCAAAACCGCTGCTCTCAAGACACTGGGGCTGCTCACGCTAATGATGCAATCCGGACTGCTGGTTCCTGTAGACGAAGGCGGTGAAATGGCTGTGTATGAGCAAATCGCCGTGGATATTGGGGATGGTCAAAGTCTTGAACAGGCTCTCAGCACATTCTCCGCACATATTCGGAATATGATTGCAATACTGGAACAGGCAAATTCTTCTACGCTTGTCCTGATTGACGAGATGGCATCAGGCACAGATCCTGGAGAAGGCGTTGGGCTCTCGATCGCCATGCTGGAGGAACTTCACAGCCGCGGAGCCACGGTTGCAGCTACAACGCATTTCGGAGAAATCAAGCATTTTGCGGCAGCCACACCAGGTTTTGAAAATGCACGTATGGAGTTTGATACCGTCTCCCTGCAGCCCCTGTATCGCCTTCGAATCGGGGAAGCCGGGGAGAGCTACGCTTATTCCATCGCACTGAAGCTCGGCATGCCCAAGCATATCATCGATCGTTCGAAGGCTGCAGCAGATCAACGTTGGAGCAAAAATCGCCTGCAAACCGAACAGAAAGAGGTACAGTCACAGAATAACGACGAAATAACCAATCCTAACCCCGCCAGTATACAGCAGGATAATTCTAATAAGCTTAAAGCTCCAAAGGAATGTGCTGTGCCTGAGGGAGTTACCGATGCTTCTAAAGGACACAGCACTCCTACGGAAGATACGTCTTCCGACGCGAACACGGCACCAGTCCCAGTTCGGGCATTTCGTAAAGGGGATCGTGTTTATGCAGCCTATCTGGATCAAGCCGGCATTGTAAGTGATGAAGAGGACAACCGAGGTCAGATCGGGGTTATGATTCGGGGGCGCAAAGTCAAGATTCACAAGAAACGCCTGAGGCTGCACATCTCCGCTGATATGCTGTATCCAGAACAATATGATCTGGACATCGTATTCGAAAGTAAGGAAAACCGTAAAAAGCGAAAACTGATGGGACGCAAACATGTCGAAGGTCTGCAGATTGAACTGCCACCGGAAGAATGA